One genomic region from Epinephelus fuscoguttatus linkage group LG8, E.fuscoguttatus.final_Chr_v1 encodes:
- the mcl1b gene encoding induced myeloid leukemia cell differentiation protein Mcl-1b — protein sequence MNIIPTKRGALNVTTGVMGCFILPQNGGVEGNINYGSRESSRQIAMGSSKDSHNGNVSCNDTPKRPRVLGVNSNGYATKNLRDDSEDIDNGSLPCTPEVQSDSEVEVSGCPAGDEVLESDTRQLLSRFFRDFSGLSKPQWNESRQLATMKRVVEDVLEKHRYAFNGMINKLSLDDRRDDDSFVSAVAKSLFADGTTNWGRVASLVAFGAVVCQYLKEKGRENCVELVGQEISTYLLSDQRDWLVKNNGWDGFVEFFRVADPESKVRNTLMAFAGFAGIGATLALLIR from the exons ATGAACATTATTCCGACTAAACGAGGCGCGTTAAACGTGACGACCGGAGTCATGGGCTGTTTTATTCTTCCTCAAAATGGAGGCGTGGAGGGAAACATTAACTACGGCTCCAGAGAGTCCTCCCGGCAGATCGCCATGGGCTCATCGAAGGACTCTCATAACGGGAATGTTAGCTGTAATGATACCCCGAAACGGCCCCGGGTCCTCGGGGTCAACTCAAACGGGTATGCGACCAAGAATCTCCGGGACGACAGCGAGGACATCGACAACGGCTCTCTGCCGTGCACACCGGAGGTACAGTCGGACAGCGAGGTGGAGGTGTCCGGCTGCCCGGCGGGGGACGAGGTCCTGGAGAGCGACACCAGGCAGCTGCTGAGCCGCTTCTTCAGAGACTTTAGCGGACTTTCTAAACCTCAGTGGAATGAGAGCAGACAACTAGCGACTATGAAAAGAGTTGTGGAGGACGTTTTGGAAAAGCACAGATATGCGTTCAATG gTATGATCAACAAACTGTCGTTGGACGACAGGAGAGATGACGACAGTTTTGTCAGCGCTGTAGCCAAGAGCCTGTTTGCAGATGGAACAACCAACTGGGGTCGTGTGGCCAGCCTGGTGGCGTTTGGGGCAGTGGTGTGTCAGTACCTGAAGGAGAAGGGCAGGGAGAACTGTGTGGAGCTGGTGGGACAGGAGATATCCACCTACCTGCTGTCTGACCAGAGGGACTGGCTGGTTAAAAACAACGGCTGG GATGGTTTTGTGGAGTTCTTTCGAGTAGCAGACCCAGAGTCCAAAGTAAGGAACACACTCATGGCCTTTGCTGGATTTGCCGGTATCGGGGCGACCCTGGCCCTGTTGATCAGGTGA